From one Thermoproteota archaeon genomic stretch:
- a CDS encoding aldehyde ferredoxin oxidoreductase family protein, whose product MKGYGLIQWVDLSSGEQRREPVPDDLALKFIGGKGLGAKLLYDMTDEGTDPLSPDNPLIFAIGPFTGTAVPYSGKGTFIFRSPQTGIIGESVVGGTFGAAFRWVGYTALVITGRAEKPVYLVVREDGVEVKDASYLWGKTIYETEDTLKKEYGRSSVASIGPAGENLVKYAVIGNEKWRQAGRTGGGAVMGSKKLKAIVIDYDTMKWDAADPDGVRKYTSEEIIPRAREELKSYFEKGTTGLVELANEWGFFPSYYWSRGSVEGWDRIAWDAIEREVFVHAKGCFGCPTPCGRYSKVKEGKYAGSEVEVEYETVYSIGGLAAVTDIKAIVWLNDLIDGLGMDTITIGNIFGFAIEAYKRGKLDPGFKLDYSEPESLYEITKMIAERRGVGDLLAEGVRAAAEKLGLQDLAIHVKGLEPAGYDPRTLKSMILSYGVSSRGACHLRLTGYFADIKGLGGDRKSVTKEKTEVLADLEEKGVLEDSFVICKFTRTLIDWEQMAKYYTLITGRETSITDLKTAARRIINLVRMYNVKLGVRRKDDRLPKRLFRESFIHEGEERKITEEEQERFLDYYYELRGWDKDGVPKEETLKEYDLI is encoded by the coding sequence TTGAAGGGTTACGGCCTAATACAATGGGTCGATCTCTCATCGGGAGAGCAAAGACGTGAACCCGTTCCCGACGATCTGGCTCTCAAATTCATAGGTGGTAAGGGTCTCGGAGCAAAGTTGCTTTACGATATGACCGACGAGGGGACCGACCCGCTTAGCCCGGACAACCCTCTCATATTCGCGATAGGTCCCTTCACCGGGACGGCCGTTCCGTACTCCGGTAAGGGGACTTTCATCTTCAGATCTCCCCAGACGGGGATCATAGGAGAGTCCGTCGTGGGAGGTACCTTCGGGGCCGCCTTCAGGTGGGTGGGCTATACTGCCTTGGTAATAACGGGCAGAGCGGAGAAGCCCGTTTACTTGGTCGTGAGGGAGGATGGCGTAGAGGTGAAGGACGCCAGCTATCTCTGGGGGAAGACCATATACGAGACCGAGGATACCCTAAAGAAGGAATATGGACGCAGCTCCGTAGCCTCAATAGGCCCTGCTGGAGAGAACTTGGTGAAGTACGCGGTGATAGGTAATGAGAAGTGGAGGCAGGCCGGTAGGACCGGTGGGGGAGCTGTAATGGGATCAAAGAAGCTAAAGGCCATAGTTATCGATTACGATACCATGAAGTGGGACGCAGCGGACCCGGACGGTGTGAGGAAGTACACCTCAGAGGAGATAATACCTAGGGCTAGGGAGGAGCTGAAATCGTACTTCGAGAAGGGGACGACGGGCTTAGTCGAACTAGCCAACGAGTGGGGGTTCTTCCCCAGCTACTACTGGTCGAGGGGCAGCGTAGAGGGATGGGACAGGATAGCCTGGGATGCAATTGAGAGAGAGGTATTCGTACACGCAAAGGGATGCTTCGGCTGCCCGACCCCCTGCGGAAGGTACAGCAAGGTGAAGGAGGGGAAGTACGCTGGAAGCGAGGTGGAAGTGGAATACGAGACCGTTTACTCGATAGGCGGCCTAGCTGCCGTCACCGACATAAAGGCCATAGTATGGTTGAATGACCTCATTGATGGGCTGGGCATGGACACCATCACAATAGGCAACATATTCGGCTTCGCAATCGAGGCGTACAAGAGGGGCAAGCTTGATCCCGGCTTCAAGCTCGATTACAGCGAGCCCGAATCCCTGTACGAGATCACCAAGATGATAGCTGAGAGGAGAGGAGTGGGAGACCTGCTTGCCGAGGGAGTTAGAGCTGCCGCTGAGAAGCTGGGCCTCCAAGATCTTGCGATTCACGTGAAGGGACTGGAGCCCGCGGGCTACGATCCCAGAACCCTGAAGAGCATGATCCTCAGCTACGGAGTCTCCTCTAGGGGCGCCTGTCACCTGAGGCTCACCGGCTACTTCGCCGACATAAAGGGACTTGGAGGAGACAGGAAATCTGTCACAAAGGAGAAAACTGAAGTGTTAGCGGATCTTGAGGAGAAGGGCGTACTAGAGGATTCCTTCGTGATATGCAAGTTCACCAGAACCCTGATAGACTGGGAGCAAATGGCCAAGTACTACACGCTCATAACCGGAAGGGAAACAAGCATAACTGACCTTAAAACTGCCGCTAGGCGCATAATAAACCTAGTGAGGATGTATAACGTGAAGCTTGGCGTGAGGAGGAAGGATGACAGACTACCTAAGAGGCTGTTCAGGGAGTCCTTCATCCACGAGGGAGAGGAGAGGAAGATAACTGAGGAGGAGCAGGAGAGGTTCCTTGACTATTACTACGAGCTCAGGGGATGGGACAAGGACGGAGTCCCCAAAGAGGAGACCTTGAAGGAGTACGACCTGATCTGA
- a CDS encoding ABC transporter substrate-binding protein, giving the protein MSGKDWGIAIVLLILGLLIGYFAVGPGKTITTTVTQTSVKTVTVTQTAGAPPPKTTTTQTTPPKKYADTIVIGVTDKVSDLDPANAYDFYTWEVFNNIGEGPFKYKPGTTELIKGIIEDYEVQEGGKVYILKLRKNLKFADGTPCTAKDLKWSIDRVARIEGDPAWFVLDFVNKTEVIDDYTLKIVLNQPVAFYPAVLAVPTYFPIPPDKYPADEISSDNTAGSVGPYKITKWVRDQVLILEANPYYYGEKPKTPKVIVKFYKDATTLRLALESGEIDIAWRTLNPTDIKDLTKKPDIQVIEGKGSFIRYIVFNTKIKPFDNKKVRQALAAALDRKAITERVFLGTVDPLYSLVPMGMWSHIDAFKEKYGEANIELAKKLLKEAGYSVSNKLKVELWYTPSHYGDTEADVAALIKEAWEKTGMVEVTVKSAEWSTYLELTRKGQLPVTLYGWYPDYIDPDNYLFPFLHTGSNRWLGEPYSNPDLDKILERAQVSLDQKERERLYKQAQQILADDAPIVPIFQGKLYVAAKKNVHGIVLDPIMLLRYYLIYKEAGS; this is encoded by the coding sequence ATGAGCGGAAAGGACTGGGGTATAGCGATAGTTCTACTTATTTTAGGCCTACTGATAGGCTATTTCGCAGTTGGACCGGGCAAGACGATCACTACCACCGTCACACAGACATCTGTCAAAACCGTGACGGTCACGCAAACAGCGGGCGCCCCTCCACCCAAGACCACGACAACCCAGACCACGCCACCCAAGAAATACGCTGACACCATAGTGATAGGAGTGACCGATAAGGTTTCCGACCTAGATCCGGCCAATGCATACGACTTCTATACTTGGGAGGTGTTCAACAACATAGGGGAGGGTCCGTTCAAGTACAAGCCAGGAACTACTGAGCTGATTAAGGGAATAATAGAGGACTACGAGGTCCAGGAAGGAGGTAAGGTCTACATACTGAAGCTCAGGAAGAATCTGAAATTCGCAGACGGGACTCCCTGCACCGCCAAGGACCTGAAGTGGTCCATAGATAGGGTGGCTAGGATAGAGGGAGACCCCGCGTGGTTCGTGCTCGACTTCGTCAACAAGACAGAAGTAATCGACGACTACACTCTAAAGATAGTGCTGAACCAGCCCGTGGCCTTCTATCCAGCGGTGCTGGCCGTCCCCACCTACTTCCCCATACCACCGGACAAGTATCCTGCCGATGAGATTTCCTCCGACAACACCGCTGGCAGCGTCGGTCCCTACAAGATAACCAAGTGGGTCAGGGATCAGGTCCTTATACTGGAGGCCAACCCCTATTACTACGGAGAGAAGCCCAAGACTCCCAAGGTTATAGTCAAGTTCTACAAGGACGCCACCACCCTCAGGCTGGCGCTGGAGAGCGGTGAGATAGATATAGCTTGGAGGACCCTGAACCCCACTGATATAAAGGACCTCACGAAGAAGCCCGACATCCAGGTGATAGAGGGTAAGGGCTCCTTCATAAGGTACATCGTGTTCAACACGAAGATAAAGCCCTTCGACAACAAGAAGGTCAGACAGGCCCTCGCCGCCGCCCTCGACAGGAAGGCCATAACCGAGAGGGTCTTCTTGGGCACGGTGGATCCTCTCTACAGCCTCGTTCCCATGGGCATGTGGAGCCACATAGACGCCTTCAAGGAGAAGTACGGGGAGGCCAACATAGAGCTGGCCAAGAAGCTGCTCAAGGAGGCTGGCTACTCCGTGTCCAACAAGCTCAAGGTTGAGCTGTGGTACACGCCTTCCCACTACGGCGATACTGAGGCCGATGTCGCTGCTCTGATAAAGGAGGCTTGGGAGAAGACCGGAATGGTCGAGGTGACCGTGAAGAGCGCCGAGTGGAGCACCTATCTGGAGCTCACTAGGAAGGGCCAGCTACCTGTGACCCTCTACGGCTGGTATCCCGACTACATAGATCCCGACAACTACCTGTTCCCGTTCCTCCACACCGGATCCAACAGGTGGCTCGGTGAGCCGTACAGCAACCCCGATCTTGACAAGATACTGGAGAGGGCCCAAGTATCCCTAGACCAGAAGGAGAGGGAGCGGCTGTACAAGCAGGCCCAGCAGATATTGGCTGATGATGCTCCTATAGTGCCCATATTCCAGGGCAAGCTCTACGTTGCTGCGAAGAAGAACGTGCACGGTATAGTACTCGACCCGATAATGCTGCTCAGGTACTACCTGATATACAAGGAAGCTGGTAGCTGA
- a CDS encoding ABC transporter permease, with protein sequence MSLRAYVITRILMTIPMILILLTLVFLVMRVLPGNPVIAIVGMKASPEYIKKLEHQLGLDKPLWQQYLDYLGNLLRGDLGRSMIWGKRPVIQEIMDHFPATLELTIGGFLVSVLLGLATGMLAGIRSGGKVDASMRIYSIVVYSLFIPLLGMMLQLVFGVWLHMLPVGGRIDPGMEPPSMTGLYVLDSIISLKMDSLLNSLAHLALPSLTLGLVLSGIYTRLVRSSLMEVLGQDFIRACKARGLPGRAILFKHALKNALIPILTMMGLQFALLLAGAVLTETTFSWPGMGTFLVERITYRDFTTIQGAIVFYALFVALVSLIVDLVYAYVDPRIRY encoded by the coding sequence ATGTCACTAAGGGCCTACGTGATAACTAGAATTCTTATGACGATCCCCATGATCCTCATTTTGCTGACGTTGGTCTTCCTAGTAATGAGGGTCCTCCCAGGAAATCCTGTGATAGCCATAGTCGGGATGAAGGCCTCTCCAGAGTACATAAAGAAGCTGGAGCATCAGCTGGGTCTCGATAAGCCCCTTTGGCAGCAGTACCTCGACTACTTGGGGAACCTGCTGAGAGGAGACTTGGGAAGGTCGATGATATGGGGGAAGAGGCCCGTCATCCAAGAGATAATGGACCACTTCCCCGCAACTCTTGAGCTGACCATAGGCGGCTTCTTAGTCAGCGTCCTATTGGGCTTAGCCACGGGAATGCTTGCGGGGATAAGATCAGGTGGAAAGGTAGATGCATCCATGAGGATCTACAGCATCGTCGTGTATTCCCTCTTCATACCCCTGCTTGGAATGATGCTACAGCTCGTGTTCGGAGTCTGGCTCCACATGCTACCGGTAGGTGGGAGGATAGATCCGGGTATGGAACCTCCATCGATGACGGGCCTGTATGTCTTGGACTCGATCATAAGCCTGAAGATGGATAGCCTGCTCAACTCGTTGGCTCACTTGGCGCTGCCCTCACTCACCTTAGGGCTGGTCCTCTCCGGCATATACACTAGGTTGGTGAGATCCAGCCTGATGGAGGTGCTGGGTCAGGACTTCATAAGGGCTTGCAAGGCTAGGGGCCTCCCAGGAAGGGCCATCCTGTTCAAGCACGCGCTGAAGAACGCTCTCATCCCAATTCTCACCATGATGGGTCTTCAATTTGCTCTCCTGCTGGCCGGCGCAGTTCTCACCGAGACCACGTTTTCATGGCCGGGAATGGGCACCTTCCTAGTCGAGAGGATAACGTATAGGGACTTCACAACCATACAGGGGGCAATAGTGTTCTACGCCCTCTTCGTGGCCTTGGTCAGCCTGATCGTTGATCTGGTGTACGCGTACGTCGATCCTAGGATAAGGTACTGA
- a CDS encoding ABC transporter permease yields the protein MRTFNLSRFLSSVRDAGLDGYMMVVGLIMVLTVLVMAVFAEFIAPYDPVKTVGMPVTPPSPEFPWGTDTIGRDVFSRVVYGSRTIMVVILMSTALSMVVGIPLGLISGYVGGPLDRVFSLVMDSIYAFPGLILAIAVAAMLGPGIYNTSISLAVVYIPTYFRMVRGQVLSLREQLFVEAARALGATDWRILRKYIFPNVFFIIAVVFSLNVADAILTEAGLSFLGLSVPAPTPDWGFDLKNGQRYFLSGKWWPVVFPGTMIILLALGFGLLGEGLNRMLGQKEVR from the coding sequence ATGAGGACGTTCAACCTCTCTCGCTTCCTCAGCTCTGTGAGGGATGCCGGGCTGGACGGTTACATGATGGTAGTCGGTCTGATTATGGTGCTGACCGTTTTAGTGATGGCCGTATTCGCCGAGTTCATAGCGCCCTACGATCCTGTCAAGACCGTGGGCATGCCCGTAACCCCTCCGTCCCCCGAATTCCCTTGGGGCACCGATACCATAGGAAGGGACGTATTCAGCCGCGTCGTCTACGGTTCTAGGACCATAATGGTGGTGATACTCATGTCCACCGCCCTGTCCATGGTGGTGGGCATACCTCTGGGCCTCATCTCCGGATACGTCGGAGGCCCACTCGACAGGGTATTCTCCCTAGTGATGGACAGTATATACGCCTTCCCTGGGCTCATACTCGCCATTGCGGTGGCTGCAATGCTCGGGCCCGGTATATACAACACGTCCATATCACTGGCCGTGGTATACATCCCCACTTACTTCAGGATGGTGAGGGGGCAGGTCCTCTCGCTGAGGGAGCAGCTCTTCGTGGAGGCAGCTAGGGCCTTGGGTGCGACTGACTGGAGGATACTCCGCAAATACATATTCCCCAACGTGTTCTTCATCATAGCGGTGGTGTTCTCCCTGAACGTGGCTGATGCCATCCTGACCGAGGCGGGTCTGAGCTTCCTAGGACTTAGCGTCCCGGCCCCAACGCCTGACTGGGGATTCGACCTGAAGAACGGCCAGAGGTACTTCCTATCGGGCAAGTGGTGGCCCGTCGTGTTCCCGGGAACCATGATAATACTGCTGGCCTTGGGCTTCGGTCTCCTCGGTGAGGGACTCAACAGGATGCTTGGGCAGAAGGAGGTGAGATGA
- a CDS encoding ABC transporter ATP-binding protein yields MLLEIEDLHVYYFTKRGVVRAVEGVSFELDRAEILGIVGESGSGKSTLGLAIMNLVPSPGKIVRGSIRLDGKDLTKMSEKELRDIRGKEIAMVFQDPMTSLDPLMRIGDQIVETILAHEDVSKEEAKRRALELLEEVGISRDRFNDYPHQLSGGMRQRVMIAMAISLSPRLIIADEPTTALDVIVQDQIMELFSKLRDEFGVAIILISHDLALELEVSDKIGVMYAGWLMELSKSEELAKKPLNPYARELLKAIPNVELEEQELVSIPGSPPDLHDPPKGCRFHPRCPDAMPICFKEEPPTKSIDGRLVKCWLYGG; encoded by the coding sequence GTGCTCTTGGAGATAGAGGACCTCCATGTCTACTACTTCACCAAGAGGGGCGTGGTCCGGGCGGTCGAGGGGGTCTCCTTCGAACTCGACAGGGCCGAGATACTGGGGATAGTGGGTGAGTCGGGAAGCGGGAAGAGCACGCTCGGACTGGCGATAATGAACCTAGTCCCCTCCCCAGGGAAGATAGTTAGAGGGAGCATCAGGCTGGACGGGAAGGATCTGACCAAGATGAGCGAGAAGGAGCTAAGGGATATCAGGGGCAAGGAGATAGCTATGGTCTTTCAGGATCCAATGACCTCCTTGGACCCCCTCATGAGGATAGGCGATCAAATAGTGGAGACTATCTTGGCCCACGAGGATGTGAGCAAGGAGGAAGCTAAGAGGAGAGCCCTTGAACTACTGGAGGAGGTGGGGATCTCCAGGGATAGGTTCAACGACTATCCCCATCAGCTCAGTGGAGGGATGAGGCAGAGGGTGATGATAGCAATGGCCATCTCCCTGAGCCCCAGGCTGATAATAGCTGATGAGCCCACTACGGCCCTCGACGTTATAGTGCAGGATCAGATAATGGAGTTATTCTCTAAGTTGAGGGACGAGTTCGGCGTGGCGATAATCCTAATATCCCACGATCTAGCTCTAGAGTTGGAGGTATCTGACAAGATAGGGGTGATGTACGCCGGGTGGCTCATGGAGCTCTCGAAGTCGGAGGAGCTAGCTAAGAAACCCCTGAACCCATACGCTAGGGAGCTGCTAAAGGCAATACCGAATGTGGAACTTGAGGAGCAGGAGCTCGTGTCCATCCCTGGGTCCCCACCAGATCTCCACGATCCTCCAAAGGGATGTCGGTTCCACCCTAGGTGCCCTGATGCGATGCCTATCTGCTTCAAGGAGGAACCACCCACCAAATCGATTGACGGGAGGCTCGTGAAGTGCTGGCTGTACGGAGGGTGA
- a CDS encoding ABC transporter ATP-binding protein → MLLKVENLKKYFPVAKTFIERLLTREERYVRAVDGISFHIEEGEVFSLVGESGSGKTTTGKVVLRLIEPTSGRVIFQGRDITSLGKKELRLMRRHMQIIYQDPYASLNPRMRVGEAIMDPLLIHKIAEGREAKEMVLEMLEKVGLTPPETFFNSYPAYLSGGQRQRVAIARAMITRPKLVVADEPVSMIDVSLRASILDLMMDLRKEFGVAYLFITHDLAVAKYISDRIAIMYLGKIVELGRTKDLFKNPLHPYTKALLSAIPVPTPGKRKERLRLEGEIPSAIDIPPGCRFHPRCPMSFEPCNKEEPELMEVEPGHFVACHLYT, encoded by the coding sequence ATGCTGCTAAAGGTGGAGAATCTGAAGAAGTATTTCCCGGTCGCTAAGACCTTCATAGAGCGGCTCCTCACGAGGGAAGAGAGGTACGTCAGGGCGGTGGACGGGATAAGCTTTCACATAGAGGAGGGAGAGGTCTTCTCACTAGTCGGGGAGTCGGGAAGCGGGAAGACCACAACTGGTAAAGTGGTGCTGAGGTTGATAGAGCCCACCTCCGGGAGGGTCATCTTCCAAGGGAGAGACATAACCTCCTTGGGCAAGAAGGAGCTCCGACTGATGAGGAGGCACATGCAGATAATATATCAGGACCCATACGCGTCCCTCAACCCTAGGATGAGGGTCGGAGAGGCCATAATGGATCCCCTGCTCATCCACAAGATAGCTGAGGGGAGAGAGGCCAAGGAAATGGTGCTGGAGATGCTCGAGAAGGTGGGACTCACGCCCCCGGAGACGTTCTTCAACTCCTATCCAGCTTACCTCAGCGGGGGACAGAGGCAGCGTGTCGCCATAGCTAGGGCCATGATCACCAGACCCAAACTGGTGGTTGCTGATGAGCCAGTCAGCATGATCGACGTCTCACTGAGGGCTTCCATCTTGGATCTGATGATGGATCTCAGGAAGGAATTCGGCGTCGCCTACCTCTTCATAACCCACGATTTGGCCGTAGCCAAGTACATCTCTGACAGGATAGCCATAATGTACCTTGGCAAGATAGTCGAGCTAGGAAGGACGAAGGACCTATTCAAGAACCCCCTGCACCCCTACACCAAGGCTCTGCTGAGCGCCATACCCGTCCCTACCCCGGGCAAGAGGAAGGAGAGGCTGAGACTGGAGGGTGAGATCCCTTCAGCTATAGACATCCCTCCTGGATGCAGATTCCACCCGAGATGTCCCATGAGCTTCGAACCGTGCAATAAGGAGGAACCCGAGCTCATGGAGGTGGAGCCGGGTCACTTCGTGGCCTGTCACCTGTACACGTAG
- a CDS encoding nucleotidyltransferase family protein, producing the protein MRKTVRSLDEIRTILKKHESELREKYGVKRIGIFGSIVRGEAGEESDVDILVEFERPIGLLKFLELEEYMSNLIGMKVDLVSKKALKPHIGKYILEEVVMV; encoded by the coding sequence GTGAGAAAAACGGTAAGATCACTCGATGAGATCAGGACCATCCTCAAAAAGCATGAGAGCGAACTGAGGGAGAAGTACGGTGTGAAAAGAATCGGCATCTTTGGATCCATTGTCAGAGGAGAAGCTGGAGAGGAAAGCGATGTCGATATACTCGTCGAGTTCGAGAGGCCTATAGGACTCCTCAAATTTCTCGAGTTAGAGGAGTACATGAGCAACTTGATAGGTATGAAGGTTGATCTCGTATCTAAAAAGGCGCTTAAACCCCACATTGGGAAATACATCTTGGAAGAGGTCGTTATGGTGTGA
- a CDS encoding DUF86 domain-containing protein: MKRSYRDYILDILTSIDEIEEFTEGMDFEEFIGDRKTINAVIRSLEVMGEAAKKIPRKIREKYPDIPWKYLVGMRDKLIHEYHGVDLGIVWEVVKTEIPPLRPRFERILRELEE; this comes from the coding sequence GTGAAGAGGTCTTATAGGGACTACATCCTCGACATTCTCACATCTATTGATGAGATCGAAGAATTTACCGAGGGCATGGATTTCGAAGAGTTTATCGGAGACAGGAAGACTATAAACGCTGTTATCAGAAGCTTAGAAGTCATGGGAGAGGCCGCTAAGAAAATTCCACGCAAGATCAGAGAGAAATATCCAGATATTCCTTGGAAATACCTCGTAGGTATGAGGGATAAACTGATTCACGAGTACCATGGAGTAGACTTGGGGATCGTTTGGGAGGTCGTCAAGACCGAAATCCCCCCTCTGAGGCCGAGGTTTGAGAGGATTTTGAGAGAACTTGAGGAGTAA
- a CDS encoding SPFH domain-containing protein, with protein MIQAVVLGLSEFLIAVVVFILILFLASAIKIVPEFKRLVILRLGRFLGVKGPGIVFRVPIIDQIIWIDLRESYFDVPHQTCITKDNAPTDIDFIVYYKVVDPMASVLNVSDFKGAAIGIATTTLRAVIGEMMLDEVLAKRDEINNILRVKLDEVTERWGVKITNVEIREILPPKTVQEAMIKQMAAERNRRAMVTEAEGKKEAAIRVAEGEKQAAILKAEGERQAQILKAEGYALALKTIDEVAKALDEKTMKLQYLDGLKVIGSSEATKFLIPMELMEIVKDWLSKEGRREGEH; from the coding sequence ATGATCCAAGCTGTAGTTTTGGGTCTGTCAGAGTTCCTTATAGCTGTTGTCGTCTTTATCCTGATCCTGTTCCTAGCTTCGGCAATTAAAATAGTGCCTGAGTTCAAGAGGCTTGTAATTCTGAGGCTGGGCAGGTTTCTAGGGGTGAAAGGGCCCGGTATAGTATTCAGGGTTCCTATAATTGACCAAATAATATGGATAGACCTGAGGGAGAGCTACTTCGATGTGCCGCATCAGACCTGCATAACGAAGGACAACGCCCCCACCGATATAGACTTCATCGTCTACTACAAGGTGGTGGATCCCATGGCGAGCGTCCTCAACGTGTCGGACTTCAAGGGGGCGGCAATAGGAATAGCTACCACCACACTGAGAGCGGTCATAGGTGAGATGATGCTTGATGAGGTCCTAGCAAAGAGAGATGAGATAAACAACATCCTGAGAGTTAAGCTCGATGAGGTGACCGAGCGATGGGGCGTCAAGATAACTAACGTAGAGATCAGGGAGATATTACCTCCTAAAACGGTCCAGGAAGCCATGATAAAGCAGATGGCTGCTGAACGTAACAGGAGGGCCATGGTAACAGAGGCTGAGGGAAAGAAGGAGGCGGCAATAAGGGTAGCTGAGGGCGAAAAGCAGGCGGCCATACTGAAGGCCGAGGGTGAGAGGCAGGCCCAGATACTCAAGGCTGAGGGCTACGCCTTGGCCCTCAAGACCATAGACGAGGTCGCGAAGGCGTTGGATGAGAAGACCATGAAGCTTCAGTACTTGGATGGGCTGAAGGTGATAGGTTCCTCCGAGGCTACAAAGTTCCTGATACCCATGGAGCTGATGGAGATCGTGAAGGACTGGCTCTCCAAGGAGGGTAGAAGGGAGGGCGAACACTGA
- a CDS encoding NfeD family protein, with amino-acid sequence MRRSKLTVLLMLSLMLPPLLQASSGGRALLLRIEGTITEGVAEYIASGVKLAESRDMDVLIVLNTDGGFLQPTERIVGTISSSPVRVAVYIPSGGRAFSAGAFIALSADKICMGPGSSIGAAEPRPRDEKVVNALSSWMKSLAEVSGKNSTAAELFVRENLALTAEEASKYGIADCTAKNSLEALERMGWPRDTEEYYPDVRVSLLLVITDPLNAWVIFILGIILVLLGLTHPTFVMEAGGTIMIVLGLYAFGLIGASLAAIILMVMGATTIFLELKTGHGFLALTGAVISAIGLLLVYESGPLIAPTLSVEAVIVSLVVFSGLVGFYLYKIREILSKRTSPLSPENVIGKTGVVKVAIRPDREGVVLVGSELWTAVSNESIEEGERVRIVDIEGFKVKVVRE; translated from the coding sequence ATGAGAAGGTCAAAGCTTACCGTATTACTGATGCTCTCACTCATGCTTCCCCCTCTCCTGCAGGCCTCCAGTGGTGGTAGAGCCCTCTTACTGAGGATAGAAGGTACCATCACAGAGGGCGTGGCGGAGTACATCGCGTCCGGAGTGAAGCTTGCTGAGAGCAGGGACATGGATGTGCTCATAGTCCTCAACACCGATGGAGGGTTCCTCCAGCCGACTGAGCGGATAGTCGGGACAATCAGCTCTTCACCGGTGAGGGTGGCCGTCTACATCCCATCCGGTGGGAGGGCATTCTCGGCTGGCGCCTTCATAGCACTGTCCGCGGATAAGATATGTATGGGACCTGGATCTTCCATAGGGGCGGCTGAACCTAGACCGAGAGATGAGAAGGTGGTGAACGCCCTCTCCAGCTGGATGAAGAGCTTAGCTGAGGTTTCAGGTAAGAACTCAACGGCTGCGGAACTGTTCGTTAGGGAGAATTTGGCTCTGACCGCTGAGGAGGCCTCGAAGTACGGAATAGCGGACTGCACGGCGAAGAATTCTCTAGAAGCGCTGGAGAGGATGGGCTGGCCCAGAGATACAGAGGAATATTACCCGGATGTAAGGGTATCCCTCCTCCTCGTCATAACGGATCCGCTGAACGCTTGGGTCATATTCATTCTGGGCATAATACTCGTGCTGCTTGGACTGACGCACCCGACCTTCGTGATGGAGGCCGGTGGAACCATAATGATAGTGCTGGGCCTCTACGCGTTCGGCCTTATCGGGGCGAGTCTAGCGGCTATAATACTCATGGTGATGGGAGCGACGACCATATTCCTCGAGTTGAAGACCGGTCACGGTTTCCTAGCCCTGACGGGTGCTGTGATCTCCGCTATTGGCCTGCTGCTTGTGTACGAATCTGGACCACTGATAGCACCCACCTTAAGTGTCGAAGCCGTGATTGTATCTCTAGTTGTTTTCTCCGGACTTGTCGGGTTCTATCTGTACAAGATAAGGGAGATCCTGTCTAAAAGAACAAGTCCCCTTAGTCCAGAAAACGTAATAGGTAAAACAGGAGTAGTTAAGGTCGCTATAAGGCCGGATAGAGAGGGGGTGGTACTCGTTGGCTCTGAGCTCTGGACTGCCGTTTCAAATGAGAGCATAGAGGAGGGGGAGAGGGTGAGGATAGTTGATATTGAAGGTTTTAAGGTCAAGGTGGTGAGAGAATGA